The DNA segment CTTTATCCTATTTTGAAAAAGCAGAAAGAATCGGAAAAGAAATAATTGACGGCGAGATCGCCAAAGATCCGGAAACGCTCATCAAGCAGAGTGAAATCGATAAGACCAAAGATGACAGGGTCTGCCAGTATATCGTCGAATGTCCGGACTGGAATACGGATAATTGCAATGATTGTGAATACAACCCGAAATATGAGATTTCAGACTTGTATTCCCACCACCGGTTCCGGCCCTTTTTCAATGCGCTGACCGGTAAAGCCGATTCGCTGATGCATCTGAAACGGTATGAAAAAGCCATTGAAACGCTTAACCGCTGTCACGAATACCAACCCCTTTGGGGAACTTATAATATGATGGGGCTTTGCTATTTTCAACTGGGGGATCTTGAAATGGCGGACAAACTGTTTTCTGAATTTCTGTGGGATAATGCCTGTTATATGAAAGCCCTGATCAAATACGCGCTGAAAGATCCGGAGGCATCATTGAGATATCTTTTAAAAGGATTTTTCTGGAATCCCCATATTGCCTATATGTTGATTGGCAGAGAAAAACCCGATCATACAAGGTATATCGGCATGTCTTTGCCGGATCATATTCGTGCTTCGGAGTTCATGCATGAAGATGGGAAACTGTTTAAGAAATACAGCGGATTTCGAACCCTGATTCGCTGTGTTTTAGATGATGAGGCACTATATGCCTTCCTCTGTGATCTCGAAAATGAAAAACACAAAGAAAAAAAGGATCGATCATACAAGATGGACCGGGAAATGTTTCAGCTTTCGGTGGGCGGTGGAAATGATGCTTTTCTTTCGAATCATGCCGGTCGGCTCGCCAAAAAACTGTTCGATCCCAAATCACAGTACTGGCTTCCCGAGGAAGCGGATGTGATTTCAGTTACCATTCTTGAAAAAAAGCGGCAGAATTGGCGCGTCTGCCTGGCGGATTTTCCGGAAAAGGTCTTTTATTATCGCGCATCCGGAGATGCTGCAAATATAGCGGAAAATGACCTCGCGAAAATCCGTGTATCAAAGAGCTGGCATTATCGCAAAAGCTTGTTTGTTTCAGGAGATGTCATTTAGGAATGGGGGATTTCCAATTTTGCCGTATCTACTTTGTCAGCGGATGTCTCGCATAGTTGACTATAGTTCAACATCCGGCCCAAAAAGCAGATGCCAGTTCATCATATTGTCGATGATAAAATCATTGATGAAGCCCTTTTTTTTGAGCAGCGCAAATACTTTCCGGCGAAAAGCAGCCTCCAGATCTTAAGGTGATTTCAGCAGGAAGCCTCCCCCAGCATTCTGCCAATGATTTCTTTTAATATTTTTCCTGCCACCATACCTGTCATACCATGAAGATCTCGTTCTGGATTGTATTCAACGATATCTGCACCAACCAATCGCCCCTTGAAATTGCGGATAATCCCCAGGACTTCTCGAGTGCTCATCCCCCCTGGTTCGTGATGAGAAACTCCGGGGGCATATGCCGGATCAAGACAATCCAAATCTAACGACAAATATACTGGGCCATCAAATTTTATCTGCTCTATTTTGCCAATGTCCTTCATCTCAATGACCTCTACACCAAAGCGTTTTGCCTGCTCATACTGGTGCCCATCCATTGTGCGTATGCCCACCTGTACCAATCTTATTGCCATATTCTCTTCCAATATTCTTGCAAACGGGCAGGCGTGTGAGTACTGATTGCCATCAAACTCATCATAAAGATCAGGATGGGCATCCAGATGCAAGATATTCAGATTCTGATACCCCTTTCCATAGGCACGAATTATTGGGCGAGTAATCGAATGATCCCCGCCCAGTGAAATGACCCGCAGCCTTCTTTTTAGCAATTGTCTGATTTCGTTTTCTATTAGCTCAGAAACGTTCTCCTGGCTCGATAGTCTCATATCGTCTAATACTTCCCAGCCAGAGAATTCTCCTAAATCAATCAAATCCTCGGTCCACATGTTTGACGATTCGCAAAACAAGGCTTCCCGAATGCGCCTGGGAGCTAACGCTGGCCCTCTGAGATAGGATGAATTTTTATCGGATGGAATCCCCACTACTGTGATATCTCCACCTTTAATACCTTTTCCCCCTGCCATGTTAGTTCCCATAAATTTAAGGAGAAGGTCCTGTTGCCAGGCGTCTTGCTGCTAAAGTCTGGTTACGAAAAAAACGGCCTCATGGCCATCAGAAGTATAATTCATTTTTTTTTCTGCATTTATTATCAAATTTGATCTTTTTATGCGCATCAATTATTCCATATATAAATCGTTCGACTTGCTCATTATCATTACATATATGATAATTCACACATGCTCTTAATCCCGCTGCATTGATTGGCGTTGCCGGAGGAATATACAATGACCCGATAATGCCATGCTGCTCAATTAAATAATTTCTAAACTCAACAGAATCGGGTTCACTTCCGACTTCAAAAAACATCATCGGTGATTCTGATAAAAGTTTAATTCCTGCATTTCTGATTTTTTC comes from the Desulfobacterales bacterium genome and includes:
- a CDS encoding tetratricopeptide repeat protein codes for the protein MAFPRLQGDSIVILHNRRVNKSIKQERLHVFQTFSAARQAVDDKNQWRMFCDSLDMKLDGIAKKVDRSELKRKIKDLLEKAVITDSNPIWDAALQMTSVLSSLQHPLYPNQIKNLAYAEPLLKHLESLIGEKLAMLEKKAVQDMIPEPNKASERIEHLYETGLELYSAGNWDEAKAAFLEGLKLDPDNIDFLYYAGSLETIYDNHLLALSYFEKAERIGKEIIDGEIAKDPETLIKQSEIDKTKDDRVCQYIVECPDWNTDNCNDCEYNPKYEISDLYSHHRFRPFFNALTGKADSLMHLKRYEKAIETLNRCHEYQPLWGTYNMMGLCYFQLGDLEMADKLFSEFLWDNACYMKALIKYALKDPEASLRYLLKGFFWNPHIAYMLIGREKPDHTRYIGMSLPDHIRASEFMHEDGKLFKKYSGFRTLIRCVLDDEALYAFLCDLENEKHKEKKDRSYKMDREMFQLSVGGGNDAFLSNHAGRLAKKLFDPKSQYWLPEEADVISVTILEKKRQNWRVCLADFPEKVFYYRASGDAANIAENDLAKIRVSKSWHYRKSLFVSGDVI
- the speB gene encoding agmatinase, translating into MAGGKGIKGGDITVVGIPSDKNSSYLRGPALAPRRIREALFCESSNMWTEDLIDLGEFSGWEVLDDMRLSSQENVSELIENEIRQLLKRRLRVISLGGDHSITRPIIRAYGKGYQNLNILHLDAHPDLYDEFDGNQYSHACPFARILEENMAIRLVQVGIRTMDGHQYEQAKRFGVEVIEMKDIGKIEQIKFDGPVYLSLDLDCLDPAYAPGVSHHEPGGMSTREVLGIIRNFKGRLVGADIVEYNPERDLHGMTGMVAGKILKEIIGRMLGEASC